From the genome of Psychrilyobacter atlanticus DSM 19335, one region includes:
- a CDS encoding LpxI family protein has protein sequence MEKIAVIVGNGELPVKFLESAKEYGIDPYPIGLFDTVSDKVKSHSNYVEMNIGEMKKILLYLLTNNIEKMVMLGKVEKKLLFNDLKLDEVGEELLKKMPDKKDETLLFGVISLFRLNGIKVLPQNHLMKDMMFSEEVYTKTIPSDDENKTIKIGIEGARALSIIDAGQCVVCKDGSIITLEGIEGTDKTIERAYEYAGNNCILVKMARPQQDMRVDIPAIGLDTIKKIISIGGKGIVAEADRMLFLDKEECIKLANDNNIFIVGVRV, from the coding sequence ATGGAGAACTTCCAGTAAAATTTTTAGAATCTGCTAAAGAATATGGAATAGATCCATATCCAATAGGGCTATTTGATACAGTATCTGATAAGGTCAAGTCTCATTCTAATTATGTAGAGATGAATATAGGGGAGATGAAAAAAATTCTCCTATATTTATTGACTAATAATATTGAAAAGATGGTTATGCTAGGAAAGGTAGAAAAAAAATTATTATTTAATGACCTTAAGTTAGATGAAGTAGGAGAGGAACTTCTAAAGAAGATGCCTGATAAAAAAGATGAAACTTTATTATTTGGTGTAATCTCTCTATTTAGGTTAAATGGTATAAAAGTATTACCTCAAAACCACCTTATGAAGGATATGATGTTTTCTGAAGAGGTATATACAAAGACTATCCCTAGCGATGATGAAAATAAAACTATAAAAATAGGTATAGAGGGGGCGCGAGCTCTCTCTATTATAGATGCAGGCCAGTGTGTGGTATGTAAAGACGGTTCTATCATTACCCTAGAGGGGATAGAGGGAACCGATAAAACTATCGAAAGAGCCTATGAATATGCAGGAAATAATTGTATTCTGGTAAAGATGGCTAGACCACAGCAGGATATGAGGGTGGATATACCAGCAATTGGTTTAGATACCATAAAAAAAATAATATCTATCGGTGGAAAGGGTATAGTTGCAGAAGCTGACAGAATGTTATTTTTAGATAAAGAAGAGTGTATAAAATTAGCGAATGACAATAACATTTTCATTGTAGGAGTGAGGGTATAG